One genomic segment of Theobroma cacao cultivar B97-61/B2 chromosome 6, Criollo_cocoa_genome_V2, whole genome shotgun sequence includes these proteins:
- the LOC108662486 gene encoding uncharacterized protein LOC108662486 — MSRRGGSLDTSHSDSEGSLDSTARSKWHPDTGDSEGGPSRIPNNRIPLNLAEWVHNKESFESSQNFESESSSNILKTEIDFLLKQSEEYHREHTRKAIARGDIRLRKGVNVVRHFPPGCGRNAAPMSVEEIRRRQQAWIEKQRKKSQEEENLEEDL; from the coding sequence atgtctagaagaggTGGTAGTCTCGATACCTCTCATAGTGATAGCGAGGGATCTCTAGATTCTACGGCTAGAAGCAAATGGCACCCTGATACAGGTGATTCGGAAGGTGGTCCATCCCGAATTCCTAATAATAGAATTCCTCTGAACTTAGCAGAATGGGTTCATAATAAGGAAAGCTTTGAGAGTAGCcagaattttgaaagtgagagTAGCTCCAATATTCTGAAAACTGAAATAgatttccttttgaaacaATCCGAAGAGTACCATAGAGAACATACGAGGAAGGCAATTGCAAGGGGAGATATTCGTCTTAGGAAGGGGGTGAACGTTGTACGCCATTTTCCTCCTGGAtgtggaagaaatgctgcACCGATGAGTGTCGAGGAAATTAGGAGAAGACAACAAGCTTGGAttgaaaagcaaagaaaaaaatctcaGGAGGAGGAAAACCTAGAAGAGGATCTTTAG